The following proteins come from a genomic window of Coregonus clupeaformis isolate EN_2021a chromosome 2, ASM2061545v1, whole genome shotgun sequence:
- the LOC121534110 gene encoding polycomb group RING finger protein 3 produces MAALGNPEMLTRKIKLWDINAHITCRLCEGYLIDATTVTECLHTFCRSCLVKYLEENNTCPTCRIVIHQSHPLQYIGHDRTMQDIVYKLVPGLQEAEIKKLRDFYQKLGMEVPGDIKGELCSMKQHLDPQRNGEVKTEDTANKETAEEKPEEENDYHRSDEQVSICLECNSSKLRSLKRKWIRCSAQATVLHLKKFIAKKLNLTSFNELDILCNEEILGKDHTLKFVVVTRWRFKKSPLLLHYRPKMDLL; encoded by the exons ATGGCGGCATTAGGG AACCCCGAGATGCTAACCAGGAAAATCAAGCTGTGGGACATCAACGCCCACATCACTTGTCGCCTGTGCGAGGGGTACCTGATAGACGCCACTACTGTCACGGAGTGCTTACACACCT TCTGCAGAAGCTGTCTAGTGAAGTACCTGGAGGAGAACAACACCTGTCCCACATGCAGGATTGTCATTCACCAGAGCCATCCACTGCAGTACATCGG CCATGACCGAACAATGCAAGACATTGTCTACAAGTTGGTGCCGGGACTACAAGAGG CGGAGATAAAAAAACTGAGAGACTTCTATCAGAAGCTGGGAATGGAAGTGCCCGGGGACATCAAAGGAGAGCTGTGCAGCATGAAACAACATCTAGATCCTCAGCGCAATG GTGAGGTGAAAACAGAGGACACAGCAAATAAGGAAACAGCGGAGGAGAAACCGGAGGAGGAGAACGATTATCACCGCAGCGACGAGCAG GTCAGCATCTGTTTGGAGTGCAACAGCAGCAAGCTCCGCAGCCTGAAGCGCAAGTGGATCCGCTGCTCGGCGCAAGCCACGGTCCTTCACCTCAAGAAGTTCATCGCCAAAAAGCTTAACCTGACATCATTTAATGAG CTGGACATTTTATGCAATGAGGAAATCTTGGGAAAGGACCACACTTTGAAATTTGTTGTCGTGACGAGATGGAGATTTAAG AAATCCCCCCTCCTGCTGCATTACAGACCCAAAATGGATTTGCTGTAG